From Salipiger profundus, a single genomic window includes:
- the aspS gene encoding aspartate--tRNA ligase, with the protein MHAYRTHTCAALTKDNVGETVRLSGWVHRIRDHGGILFIDLRDHYGVTQVLCDPDSPAFAEVEKVRSEWCIRIDGTVKARDESLVNSKLPTGEIEVFVRDIEVLGAAKELPLIVFGDQEYPEETRLRYRYLDLRREEMQRAMTLRSDVVASMRKRMWDLNFREYQTPIITASSPEGARDFLVPSRLHPGKFYALPQAPQLFKQLIMVSGYDKYFQIAPCFRDEDPRADRSPTDFYQLDMEMSFATQQDVFDTISPVIAGVFEEFGEGAKVDDPASWPQIPYKEAALKYGTDKPDLRNPIEMQDVSEHFRGSGFAIFAKLLEQEGTEIRAIPAPTGGSRKFCDRMNAFAQKEGLPGMGYIFWRDKDGEVEAAGPLAKNIGPERTEAIRQQLGLGVGDAAFFLGGKPASFQRVAGKARDVIGEELKLTDENRFAFAWIVDFPIYEKDEETGAIDFEHNPFSMPQGGIEALESDPLAVKGFQYDLACNGYELVSGAIRNHKPELMLKAFEIAGYGEDEVKKRFSGLYNAFQYGAPPHGGCAAGIDRIVMLLAGTSNIREVIMFPMNQRAEDLMMGAPNEPSSDQLMELSLRVIPQE; encoded by the coding sequence ATGCACGCCTACCGCACGCACACCTGCGCCGCGTTGACCAAGGACAACGTGGGCGAGACCGTCCGCCTCTCCGGCTGGGTCCATCGCATCCGCGACCACGGCGGCATCCTGTTCATCGACCTGCGCGATCACTACGGCGTCACGCAGGTGCTCTGCGACCCCGACAGCCCGGCCTTTGCCGAGGTCGAGAAGGTCCGCTCCGAGTGGTGCATCCGCATCGACGGCACCGTGAAGGCGCGCGACGAAAGCCTCGTGAATTCCAAGCTGCCGACCGGCGAGATCGAGGTATTCGTGCGCGACATCGAGGTACTCGGCGCCGCCAAGGAGCTGCCGCTCATCGTCTTCGGCGATCAGGAATATCCCGAGGAAACCCGCCTCCGCTACCGCTACCTCGACCTGCGCCGCGAGGAGATGCAGCGCGCGATGACCCTGCGCTCCGACGTGGTGGCCTCGATGCGCAAGCGCATGTGGGACCTGAACTTCCGCGAGTACCAGACGCCGATCATCACCGCGTCGAGCCCCGAGGGCGCGCGCGACTTCCTCGTGCCGTCGCGCCTGCACCCGGGCAAGTTCTACGCGCTGCCGCAGGCGCCGCAGCTGTTCAAGCAGCTGATCATGGTGTCGGGTTACGACAAGTATTTCCAGATCGCGCCCTGCTTCCGCGACGAGGATCCGCGCGCCGACCGGTCGCCCACCGACTTCTACCAGCTCGACATGGAGATGTCGTTTGCCACCCAGCAGGACGTGTTCGACACGATCTCGCCGGTGATCGCGGGGGTCTTCGAGGAATTCGGCGAGGGGGCCAAGGTCGACGACCCGGCATCGTGGCCGCAGATCCCCTACAAGGAAGCCGCGCTGAAATACGGCACCGACAAGCCGGACCTGCGCAACCCGATCGAGATGCAGGACGTCTCCGAGCACTTCCGCGGCTCGGGATTCGCGATCTTCGCCAAGCTGCTCGAGCAGGAGGGCACCGAGATCCGCGCCATCCCCGCGCCCACCGGCGGCTCGCGCAAGTTCTGCGACCGGATGAATGCCTTCGCCCAGAAAGAGGGTCTGCCCGGCATGGGCTACATCTTCTGGCGCGACAAGGACGGCGAAGTCGAGGCGGCGGGCCCGCTCGCCAAGAACATCGGCCCCGAGCGCACCGAGGCGATCCGCCAGCAGCTGGGTCTCGGCGTCGGCGACGCGGCGTTCTTCCTCGGCGGCAAGCCGGCGAGCTTCCAGCGCGTCGCGGGCAAGGCGCGTGACGTGATCGGCGAAGAACTGAAGCTGACCGACGAGAACCGGTTCGCCTTTGCCTGGATCGTCGACTTCCCGATCTACGAGAAGGACGAGGAAACCGGCGCAATCGACTTCGAGCACAACCCGTTCTCGATGCCGCAGGGCGGAATCGAGGCGCTCGAGAGCGACCCTCTCGCCGTGAAGGGCTTCCAGTACGACCTTGCCTGCAACGGCTACGAGCTGGTGTCCGGCGCGATCCGGAACCACAAGCCCGAGCTGATGCTCAAGGCCTTCGAGATCGCGGGCTACGGCGAGGACGAGGTGAAGAAGCGCTTCTCGGGCCTCTACAACGCGTTCCAGTACGGCGCCCCGCCGCACGGTGGCTGCGCTGCCGGCATCGACCGCATCGTCATGCTGCTCGCCGGCACCTCGAACATCCGCGAGGTCATCATGTTCCCGATGAACCAGCGCGCCGAGGACCTGATGATGGGCGCCCCGAACGAGCCCAGCTCGGACCAGCTCATGGAGCTGTCGCTGCGGGTCATTCCGCAGGAGTGA
- the cueR gene encoding Cu(I)-responsive transcriptional regulator, whose protein sequence is MNIGDVADRAGLPAKTIRYYEDIGLVTPARSANGYRDFSEQDLHKLAFLARARALGFTIEDCRTLLGLYEDEERESADVKALATEHLHQIEEKIAQLREMHDTLARLVEACHGDNRPDCPILMGLAEEE, encoded by the coding sequence ATGAACATCGGAGATGTCGCCGACCGCGCGGGTCTGCCGGCCAAGACCATCCGCTACTACGAGGACATCGGCCTCGTGACGCCGGCGCGCAGCGCCAATGGCTACCGGGACTTCAGCGAGCAGGACCTGCACAAGCTGGCCTTTCTCGCCCGCGCCCGGGCGCTGGGGTTCACCATCGAGGACTGCCGGACCCTGCTCGGTCTCTACGAGGACGAAGAGCGCGAGAGTGCCGACGTGAAGGCGCTGGCGACCGAGCACCTGCATCAGATCGAGGAGAAGATCGCCCAGCTCCGCGAGATGCACGACACGCTCGCCCGGCTCGTCGAGGCCTGCCACGGCGACAACCGGCCCGATTGCCCGATCCTCATGGGGCTGGCCGAGGAAGAGTAA